Proteins encoded together in one Carassius auratus strain Wakin unplaced genomic scaffold, ASM336829v1 scaf_tig00002576, whole genome shotgun sequence window:
- the LOC113069927 gene encoding torsin-1A-interacting protein 2 isoform X11: MDREKDSKTERKGGPSGDILPDNARKEDDEDTGTPSCQPRDPVQKETDPGAESIHDRKEESVRSGEAEKKQTESLLNIPKTEDEEEEEEEEMASDKHEEEVKRDENVQPQITVPVNNKDTGKPSFQPPDPVQKETDPGSVSRYDRKEESVRSGEAEKKQTESLLNIPKTEDEEEEEEEEIASDKHEEELKRDENVQPQITVPVNNKDTGKPSFQPPDPVQKETDPGSVSRHDRKEESVRSGEAEKKQTESLLNIPKTEDEEKEEEEEEMASDKHEEEVKRDENVQPQITVPVNNKDTGKPSFQPPDPVQNETDPGSVSRHDRKEESVRSGEAEKKQTEKTTEKQHHSGTEPKIDREGEICRKPEKSEDLSGDSLSVNEPKEDGPSGDILPDDAQSLLNIPKTEDEEEEEEEEMASDKHEEELKRDENVQPQITVPVNNKDTGKPSFQPPDPVQKETDPGSVSRYDRKEESVRSGEAEKKQTESLLNIPRTEDEEKEEEEEMASDKHEEEVKRDDNVQPQITVPVNNKDTGKPSFQPPDPVQKETDPGSVSRHDRKEESVRSGEAEKKQTEKTTEKQHHSGTEPKIDREGEICRKPEKSEDLSGDSLSVNEPKEDGPSGDILPDDAQSLLNIPKTEDEEKEEEEEMASDKHEEEVKRDENVQPQITVPVNNKDTGKPSFQPPDPVQKETDPGSVSRHDRKEESVRSGEAEKKQTEKTTEKQHHSGTEPKIDREGEICRKPEKSEDLSGDSLSVNEPKEDGPSGDILPDNAQSLLNIPRTEDEEKEEGGEMASNKHEEEVKRDENVQPQITVPVNNKTIWTTAVVILIAVVCALCQRSPDSTSSKTKEVNVVDLFNQEMKKLETTFPNQHPELWRRSLIHLRRHLKMKNPTEPVSLILTSDRRAEKTLGCLALGLARAFSTAHNSSVLKINGKNKASQDSDQVKLDIDSELRKAFEGKKSAAVIHHFEELPPGSTLIFYRYCDHENAAYKDVFLAFTVMLDAEVELPSSVSLGRVEEMVQEHIKNKFVSSDKSAMFNQMDVDKLGGLWSRISHLILPVAAEKKFEEQGCGDWDNSTNSF, from the exons ATGGACAGAGAAAAGGACAGTAAAACAGAGAGAAAAGGAG GCCCGTCAGGTGATATTTTGCCAGATAATGCACGTAAGGAAGATGATG AGGACACAGGAACGCCTTCCTGTCAACCTCGAGACCCTGTGCAGAAAGAAACTGACCCTGGGGCTGAGTCAATACATGATAGAAAAGAGGAAAGTGTGAGGAGCGGTGAAGCTGAGAAGAAACAaacag AATCCCTTCTTAATATCCCAaagactgaagatgaagaagaagaagaagaagaagagatggCAAGCGATAAACATGAGGAAGAAGTGAAGAGGGATGAGAACGTCCAACCACAGATCACTGTGCCAGTGAATAATA AGGACACAGGAAAGCCTTCCTTTCAACCTCCAGACCCTGTGCAGAAAGAAACTGACCCTGGGTCTGTGTCAAGATATGATAGAAAAGAGGAAAGTGTGAGGAGCGGTGAAGCTGAGAAGAAACAAacag AATCCCTTCTTAATATCCCAaagactgaagatgaagaagaagaagaagaagaagagatagCAAGCGATAAACATGAGGAAGAATTGAAGAGGGATGAGAACGTCCAACCACAGATCACTGTGCCAGTGAATAATA AGGACACAGGAAAGCCTTCCTTTCAACCTCCAGACCCTGTGCAGAAAGAAACTGACCCTGGGTCTGTGTCAAGACATGATAGAAAAGAGGAAAGTGTGAGGAGCGGTGAAGCTGAGAAGAAACAAACAG AATCCCTTCTTAATATCCCAaagactgaagatgaagaaaaagaagaagaagaagaagagatggCAAGCGATAAACATGAGGAAGAAGTGAAGAGGGATGAGAACGTCCAACCACAGATCACTGTGCCAGTGAATAATA AGGACACAGGAAAGCCTTCCTTTCAACCTCCAGACCCTGTGCAGAATGAAACTGACCCTGGGTCTGTGTCAAGACATGATAGAAAAGAGGAAAGTGTGAGGAGCGGTGAAGCTGAGAAGAAACAAacag AGAAGACGACTGAGAAACAACATCACTCTGGCACAGAACCAAAAATAGACAGGGAGGGAGAAATTTGCCGTAAACCTGAGAAAAGTGAAG ATCTGTCAGGTGATTCTTTGTCAGTTAATGAACCTAAAGAGGATG GCCCGTCAGGTGATATTTTGCCAGATGATGCAC AATCCCTTCTTAATATCCCAaagactgaagatgaagaagaagaagaagaagaagagatggCAAGCGATAAACATGAGGAAGAATTGAAGAGGGATGAGAACGTCCAACCACAGATCACTGTGCCAGTGAATAATA AGGACACAGGAAAGCCTTCCTTTCAACCTCCAGACCCTGTGCAGAAAGAAACTGACCCTGGGTCTGTGTCAAGATATGATAGAAAAGAGGAAAGTGTGAGGAGCGGTGAAGCTGAGAAGAAACAAacag AATCCCTTCTTAATATCCCaaggactgaagatgaagaaaaagaagaagaagaagagatggCAAGCGATAAACATGAGGAAGAAGTGAAGAGGGATGATAACGTCCAACCACAGATCACTGTGCCAGTGAATAATA AGGACACAGGAAAGCCTTCCTTTCAACCTCCAGACCCTGTGCAGAAAGAAACTGACCCTGGGTCTGTGTCAAGACATGATAGAAAAGAGGAAAGTGTGAGGAGCGGTGAAGCTGAGAAGAAACAAACAG AGAAGACGACTGAGAAACAACATCACTCTGGCACAGAACCAAAAATAGACAGGGAGGGAGAAATTTGCCGTAAACCTGAGAAAAGTGAAG ATCTGTCAGGTGATTCTTTGTCAGTTAATGAACCTAAAGAGGATG GCCCGTCAGGTGATATTTTGCCAGATGATGCAC AATCCCTTCTTAATATCCCAaagactgaagatgaagaaaaagaagaagaagaagagatggCAAGCGATAAACATGAGGAAGAAGTGAAGAGGGATGAGAACGTCCAACCACAGATCACTGTGCCAGTGAATAATA AGGACACAGGAAAGCCTTCCTTTCAACCTCCAGACCCTGTGCAGAAAGAAACTGACCCTGGGTCTGTGTCAAGACATGATAGAAAAGAGGAAAGTGTGAGGAGCGGTGAAGCTGAGAAGAAACAAACAG AGAAGACGACTGAGAAACAACATCACTCTGGCACAGAACCAAAAATAGACAGGGAGGGAGAAATTTGCCGTAAACCTGAGAAAAGTGAAG ATCTGTCAGGTGATTCTTTGTCAGTTAATGAACCTAAAGAGGATG GCCCGTCAGGTGATATTTTGCCAGATAATGCAC AATCCCTTCTTAATATCCCaaggactgaagatgaagaaaaagaagaaggagGAGAGATGGCAAGCAATAAACATGAGGAAGAAGTGAAGAGGGATGAGAACGTCCAACCACAGATCACTGTGCCAGTGAATAATA AAACTATTTGGACTACAGCTGTTGTCATTCTGATAGCTGTGGTTTGTGCATTATGTCAGCGTAGTCCTGACTCAACTTCATCTAAAACAAAGGAGGTTAATGTGGTGGACCTGTTCAATCAGGAAATGAAAAAACTTGAGACCACCTTTCCAAATCAGCATCCAGAGCTCTGGAGGAGGAGCCTTATTCATCTCAGGCGCCACCTAAAGATGAAGAACCCTACTGAACCCGTCAGCCTGATTCTGACATCCGACCGCAGAGCTGAAAAGACACTTGGTTGCCTGGCCCTAGGCTTGGCCAGAGCCTTTTCTACTGCCCATAATTCTTCAGTTCTGaagattaatggcaaaaacaaagCATCACAAGACAGCGATCAGGTCAAGCTGGACATTGATAGTGAATTGAGAAAAGCCTTTGAGGGTAAAAAGTCTGCTGCAGTTATCCACCATTTTGAGGAGCTTCCTCCTGGATCTACTCTTATCTTCTACCGTTACTGCGACCATGAGAACGCAGCTTATAAAGATGTCTTCCTGGCCTTTACTGTAATGCTGGATGCAGAAGTGGAATTGCCATCCAGTGTCAGTCTAGGAAGAGTTGAGGAGATGGTTCAAGAGCACATAAAAAACAAGTTTGTCTCCTCTGACAAGTCCGCTATGTTTAATCAAATGGATGTTGACAAACTAGGTGGACTGTGGAGCCGAATTTCACATCTCATTTTGCCAGTGGCTGCAGAAAAGAAATTTGAAGAGCAGGGCTGTGGGGATTGGGACAATTCCACAAATTccttttaa
- the LOC113069927 gene encoding glutamic acid-rich protein isoform X6 has product MDREKDSKTERKGGPSGDILPDNARKEDDEDTGTPSCQPRDPVQKETDPGAESIHDRKEESVRSGEAEKKQTESLLNIPKTEDEEEEEEEEMASDKHEEEVKRDENVQPQITVPVNNKDTGKPSFQPPDPVQKETDPGSVSRYDRKEESVRSGEAEKKQTESLLNIPKTEDEEEEEEEEIASDKHEEELKRDENVQPQITVPVNNKDTGKPSFQPPDPVQKETDPGSVSRHDRKEESVRSGEAEKKQTESLLNIPKTEDEEKEEEEEEMASDKHEEEVKRDENVQPQITVPVNNKDTGKPSFQPPDPVQNETDPGSVSRHDRKEESVRSGEAEKKQTEKTTEKQHHSGTEPKIDREGEICRKPEKSEDLSGDSLSVNEPKEDGPSGDILPDDAQSLLNIPKTEDEEEEEEEEMASDKHEEELKRDENVQPQITVPVNNKDTGKPSFQPPDPVQKETDPGSVSRYDRKEESVRSGEAEKKQTESLLNIPKTEDEEEEEEEEMASDKHEEEVKRDDNVQPQITVPVNNKDTGKPSFQPPDPVQKETDPGSVSRYDRKEESVRSGEAEKKQTEKTTEKQHHSGTEPKIDREGEICRKPEKSEDLSGDSLSVNEPKEDGPSGDILPDNAQSLLNIPRTEDEEKEEEEEMASDKHEEEVKRDDNVQPQITVPVNNKDTGKPSFQPPDPVQKETDPGSVSRHDRKEESVRSGEAEKKQTESLLNIPKTEDEEKEEEEEMASDKHEEEVKRDENVQPQITVPVNNKDTGKPSFQPPDPVQKETDPGSVSRHDRKEESVRSGEAEKKQTEKTTEKQHHSGTEPKIDREGEICRKPEKSEDLSGDSLSVNEPKEDGPSGDILPDNAQSLLNIPRTEDEEKEEGGEMASNKHEEEVKRDENVQPQITVPVNNKTIWTTAVVILIAVVCALCQRSPDSTSSKTKEVNVVDLFNQEMKKLETTFPNQHPELWRRSLIHLRRHLKMKNPTEPVSLILTSDRRAEKTLGCLALGLARAFSTAHNSSVLKINGKNKASQDSDQVKLDIDSELRKAFEGKKSAAVIHHFEELPPGSTLIFYRYCDHENAAYKDVFLAFTVMLDAEVELPSSVSLGRVEEMVQEHIKNKFVSSDKSAMFNQMDVDKLGGLWSRISHLILPVAAEKKFEEQGCGDWDNSTNSF; this is encoded by the exons ATGGACAGAGAAAAGGACAGTAAAACAGAGAGAAAAGGAG GCCCGTCAGGTGATATTTTGCCAGATAATGCACGTAAGGAAGATGATG AGGACACAGGAACGCCTTCCTGTCAACCTCGAGACCCTGTGCAGAAAGAAACTGACCCTGGGGCTGAGTCAATACATGATAGAAAAGAGGAAAGTGTGAGGAGCGGTGAAGCTGAGAAGAAACAaacag AATCCCTTCTTAATATCCCAaagactgaagatgaagaagaagaagaagaagaagagatggCAAGCGATAAACATGAGGAAGAAGTGAAGAGGGATGAGAACGTCCAACCACAGATCACTGTGCCAGTGAATAATA AGGACACAGGAAAGCCTTCCTTTCAACCTCCAGACCCTGTGCAGAAAGAAACTGACCCTGGGTCTGTGTCAAGATATGATAGAAAAGAGGAAAGTGTGAGGAGCGGTGAAGCTGAGAAGAAACAAacag AATCCCTTCTTAATATCCCAaagactgaagatgaagaagaagaagaagaagaagagatagCAAGCGATAAACATGAGGAAGAATTGAAGAGGGATGAGAACGTCCAACCACAGATCACTGTGCCAGTGAATAATA AGGACACAGGAAAGCCTTCCTTTCAACCTCCAGACCCTGTGCAGAAAGAAACTGACCCTGGGTCTGTGTCAAGACATGATAGAAAAGAGGAAAGTGTGAGGAGCGGTGAAGCTGAGAAGAAACAAACAG AATCCCTTCTTAATATCCCAaagactgaagatgaagaaaaagaagaagaagaagaagagatggCAAGCGATAAACATGAGGAAGAAGTGAAGAGGGATGAGAACGTCCAACCACAGATCACTGTGCCAGTGAATAATA AGGACACAGGAAAGCCTTCCTTTCAACCTCCAGACCCTGTGCAGAATGAAACTGACCCTGGGTCTGTGTCAAGACATGATAGAAAAGAGGAAAGTGTGAGGAGCGGTGAAGCTGAGAAGAAACAAacag AGAAGACGACTGAGAAACAACATCACTCTGGCACAGAACCAAAAATAGACAGGGAGGGAGAAATTTGCCGTAAACCTGAGAAAAGTGAAG ATCTGTCAGGTGATTCTTTGTCAGTTAATGAACCTAAAGAGGATG GCCCGTCAGGTGATATTTTGCCAGATGATGCAC AATCCCTTCTTAATATCCCAaagactgaagatgaagaagaagaagaagaagaagagatggCAAGCGATAAACATGAGGAAGAATTGAAGAGGGATGAGAACGTCCAACCACAGATCACTGTGCCAGTGAATAATA AGGACACAGGAAAGCCTTCCTTTCAACCTCCAGACCCTGTGCAGAAAGAAACTGACCCTGGGTCTGTGTCAAGATATGATAGAAAAGAGGAAAGTGTGAGGAGCGGTGAAGCTGAGAAGAAACAAacag AATCCCTTCTTAATATCCCAaagactgaagatgaagaagaagaagaagaagaagagatggCAAGCGATAAACATGAGGAAGAAGTGAAGAGGGATGATAACGTCCAACCACAGATCACTGTGCCAGTGAATAATA AGGACACAGGAAAGCCTTCCTTTCAACCTCCAGACCCTGTGCAGAAAGAAACTGACCCTGGGTCTGTGTCAAGATATGATAGAAAAGAGGAAAGTGTGAGGAGCGGTGAAGCTGAGAAGAAACAAacag AGAAGACGACTGAGAAACAACATCACTCTGGCACAGAACCAAAAATAGACAGGGAGGGAGAAATTTGCCGTAAACCTGAGAAAAGTGAAG ATCTGTCAGGTGATTCTTTGTCAGTTAATGAACCTAAAGAGGATG GCCCGTCAGGTGATATTTTGCCAGATAATGCAC AATCCCTTCTTAATATCCCaaggactgaagatgaagaaaaagaagaagaagaagagatggCAAGCGATAAACATGAGGAAGAAGTGAAGAGGGATGATAACGTCCAACCACAGATCACTGTGCCAGTGAATAATA AGGACACAGGAAAGCCTTCCTTTCAACCTCCAGACCCTGTGCAGAAAGAAACTGACCCTGGGTCTGTGTCAAGACATGATAGAAAAGAGGAAAGTGTGAGGAGCGGTGAAGCTGAGAAGAAACAAACAG AATCCCTTCTTAATATCCCAaagactgaagatgaagaaaaagaagaagaagaagagatggCAAGCGATAAACATGAGGAAGAAGTGAAGAGGGATGAGAACGTCCAACCACAGATCACTGTGCCAGTGAATAATA AGGACACAGGAAAGCCTTCCTTTCAACCTCCAGACCCTGTGCAGAAAGAAACTGACCCTGGGTCTGTGTCAAGACATGATAGAAAAGAGGAAAGTGTGAGGAGCGGTGAAGCTGAGAAGAAACAAACAG AGAAGACGACTGAGAAACAACATCACTCTGGCACAGAACCAAAAATAGACAGGGAGGGAGAAATTTGCCGTAAACCTGAGAAAAGTGAAG ATCTGTCAGGTGATTCTTTGTCAGTTAATGAACCTAAAGAGGATG GCCCGTCAGGTGATATTTTGCCAGATAATGCAC AATCCCTTCTTAATATCCCaaggactgaagatgaagaaaaagaagaaggagGAGAGATGGCAAGCAATAAACATGAGGAAGAAGTGAAGAGGGATGAGAACGTCCAACCACAGATCACTGTGCCAGTGAATAATA AAACTATTTGGACTACAGCTGTTGTCATTCTGATAGCTGTGGTTTGTGCATTATGTCAGCGTAGTCCTGACTCAACTTCATCTAAAACAAAGGAGGTTAATGTGGTGGACCTGTTCAATCAGGAAATGAAAAAACTTGAGACCACCTTTCCAAATCAGCATCCAGAGCTCTGGAGGAGGAGCCTTATTCATCTCAGGCGCCACCTAAAGATGAAGAACCCTACTGAACCCGTCAGCCTGATTCTGACATCCGACCGCAGAGCTGAAAAGACACTTGGTTGCCTGGCCCTAGGCTTGGCCAGAGCCTTTTCTACTGCCCATAATTCTTCAGTTCTGaagattaatggcaaaaacaaagCATCACAAGACAGCGATCAGGTCAAGCTGGACATTGATAGTGAATTGAGAAAAGCCTTTGAGGGTAAAAAGTCTGCTGCAGTTATCCACCATTTTGAGGAGCTTCCTCCTGGATCTACTCTTATCTTCTACCGTTACTGCGACCATGAGAACGCAGCTTATAAAGATGTCTTCCTGGCCTTTACTGTAATGCTGGATGCAGAAGTGGAATTGCCATCCAGTGTCAGTCTAGGAAGAGTTGAGGAGATGGTTCAAGAGCACATAAAAAACAAGTTTGTCTCCTCTGACAAGTCCGCTATGTTTAATCAAATGGATGTTGACAAACTAGGTGGACTGTGGAGCCGAATTTCACATCTCATTTTGCCAGTGGCTGCAGAAAAGAAATTTGAAGAGCAGGGCTGTGGGGATTGGGACAATTCCACAAATTccttttaa
- the LOC113069927 gene encoding torsin-1A-interacting protein 2 isoform X12 has translation MDREKDSKTERKGGPSGDILPDNARKEDDEDTGTPSCQPRDPVQKETDPGAESIHDRKEESVRSGEAEKKQTESLLNIPKTEDEEEEEEEEMASDKHEEEVKRDENVQPQITVPVNNKDTGKPSFQPPDPVQKETDPGSVSRYDRKEESVRSGEAEKKQTESLLNIPKTEDEEEEEEEEIASDKHEEELKRDENVQPQITVPVNNKDTGKPSFQPPDPVQKETDPGSVSRHDRKEESVRSGEAEKKQTESLLNIPKTEDEEKEEEEEEMASDKHEEEVKRDENVQPQITVPVNNKDTGKPSFQPPDPVQNETDPGSVSRHDRKEESVRSGEAEKKQTEKTTEKQHHSGTEPKIDREGEICRKPEKSEDLSGDSLSVNEPKEDGPSGDILPDDAQSLLNIPKTEDEEEEEEEEMASDKHEEELKRDENVQPQITVPVNNKDTGKPSFQPPDPVQKETDPGSVSRYDRKEESVRSGEAEKKQTESLLNIPKTEDEEEEEEEEMASDKHEEEVKRDDNVQPQITVPVNNKDTGKPSFQPPDPVQKETDPGSVSRYDRKEESVRSGEAEKKQTEKTTEKQHHSGTEPKIDREGEICRKPEKSEDLSGDSLSVNEPKEDGPSGDILPDNAQSLLNIPRTEDEEKEEEEEMASDKHEEEVKRDDNVQPQITVPVNNKDTGKPSFQPPDPVQKETDPGSVSRHDRKEESVRSGEAEKKQTEKTTEKQHHSGTEPKIDREGEICRKPEKSEDLSGDSLSVNEPKEDGPSGDILPDDAQSLLNIPKTEDEEKEEEEEMASDKHEEEVKRDENVQPQITVPVNNKTIWTTAVVILIAVVCALCQRSPDSTSSKTKEVNVVDLFNQEMKKLETTFPNQHPELWRRSLIHLRRHLKMKNPTEPVSLILTSDRRAEKTLGCLALGLARAFSTAHNSSVLKINGKNKASQDSDQVKLDIDSELRKAFEGKKSAAVIHHFEELPPGSTLIFYRYCDHENAAYKDVFLAFTVMLDAEVELPSSVSLGRVEEMVQEHIKNKFVSSDKSAMFNQMDVDKLGGLWSRISHLILPVAAEKKFEEQGCGDWDNSTNSF, from the exons ATGGACAGAGAAAAGGACAGTAAAACAGAGAGAAAAGGAG GCCCGTCAGGTGATATTTTGCCAGATAATGCACGTAAGGAAGATGATG AGGACACAGGAACGCCTTCCTGTCAACCTCGAGACCCTGTGCAGAAAGAAACTGACCCTGGGGCTGAGTCAATACATGATAGAAAAGAGGAAAGTGTGAGGAGCGGTGAAGCTGAGAAGAAACAaacag AATCCCTTCTTAATATCCCAaagactgaagatgaagaagaagaagaagaagaagagatggCAAGCGATAAACATGAGGAAGAAGTGAAGAGGGATGAGAACGTCCAACCACAGATCACTGTGCCAGTGAATAATA AGGACACAGGAAAGCCTTCCTTTCAACCTCCAGACCCTGTGCAGAAAGAAACTGACCCTGGGTCTGTGTCAAGATATGATAGAAAAGAGGAAAGTGTGAGGAGCGGTGAAGCTGAGAAGAAACAAacag AATCCCTTCTTAATATCCCAaagactgaagatgaagaagaagaagaagaagaagagatagCAAGCGATAAACATGAGGAAGAATTGAAGAGGGATGAGAACGTCCAACCACAGATCACTGTGCCAGTGAATAATA AGGACACAGGAAAGCCTTCCTTTCAACCTCCAGACCCTGTGCAGAAAGAAACTGACCCTGGGTCTGTGTCAAGACATGATAGAAAAGAGGAAAGTGTGAGGAGCGGTGAAGCTGAGAAGAAACAAACAG AATCCCTTCTTAATATCCCAaagactgaagatgaagaaaaagaagaagaagaagaagagatggCAAGCGATAAACATGAGGAAGAAGTGAAGAGGGATGAGAACGTCCAACCACAGATCACTGTGCCAGTGAATAATA AGGACACAGGAAAGCCTTCCTTTCAACCTCCAGACCCTGTGCAGAATGAAACTGACCCTGGGTCTGTGTCAAGACATGATAGAAAAGAGGAAAGTGTGAGGAGCGGTGAAGCTGAGAAGAAACAAacag AGAAGACGACTGAGAAACAACATCACTCTGGCACAGAACCAAAAATAGACAGGGAGGGAGAAATTTGCCGTAAACCTGAGAAAAGTGAAG ATCTGTCAGGTGATTCTTTGTCAGTTAATGAACCTAAAGAGGATG GCCCGTCAGGTGATATTTTGCCAGATGATGCAC AATCCCTTCTTAATATCCCAaagactgaagatgaagaagaagaagaagaagaagagatggCAAGCGATAAACATGAGGAAGAATTGAAGAGGGATGAGAACGTCCAACCACAGATCACTGTGCCAGTGAATAATA AGGACACAGGAAAGCCTTCCTTTCAACCTCCAGACCCTGTGCAGAAAGAAACTGACCCTGGGTCTGTGTCAAGATATGATAGAAAAGAGGAAAGTGTGAGGAGCGGTGAAGCTGAGAAGAAACAAacag AATCCCTTCTTAATATCCCAaagactgaagatgaagaagaagaagaagaagaagagatggCAAGCGATAAACATGAGGAAGAAGTGAAGAGGGATGATAACGTCCAACCACAGATCACTGTGCCAGTGAATAATA AGGACACAGGAAAGCCTTCCTTTCAACCTCCAGACCCTGTGCAGAAAGAAACTGACCCTGGGTCTGTGTCAAGATATGATAGAAAAGAGGAAAGTGTGAGGAGCGGTGAAGCTGAGAAGAAACAAacag AGAAGACGACTGAGAAACAACATCACTCTGGCACAGAACCAAAAATAGACAGGGAGGGAGAAATTTGCCGTAAACCTGAGAAAAGTGAAG ATCTGTCAGGTGATTCTTTGTCAGTTAATGAACCTAAAGAGGATG GCCCGTCAGGTGATATTTTGCCAGATAATGCAC AATCCCTTCTTAATATCCCaaggactgaagatgaagaaaaagaagaagaagaagagatggCAAGCGATAAACATGAGGAAGAAGTGAAGAGGGATGATAACGTCCAACCACAGATCACTGTGCCAGTGAATAATA AGGACACAGGAAAGCCTTCCTTTCAACCTCCAGACCCTGTGCAGAAAGAAACTGACCCTGGGTCTGTGTCAAGACATGATAGAAAAGAGGAAAGTGTGAGGAGCGGTGAAGCTGAGAAGAAACAAACAG AGAAGACGACTGAGAAACAACATCACTCTGGCACAGAACCAAAAATAGACAGGGAGGGAGAAATTTGCCGTAAACCTGAGAAAAGTGAAG ATCTGTCAGGTGATTCTTTGTCAGTTAATGAACCTAAAGAGGATG GCCCGTCAGGTGATATTTTGCCAGATGATGCAC AATCCCTTCTTAATATCCCAaagactgaagatgaagaaaaagaagaagaagaagagatggCAAGCGATAAACATGAGGAAGAAGTGAAGAGGGATGAGAACGTCCAACCACAGATCACTGTGCCAGTGAATAATA AAACTATTTGGACTACAGCTGTTGTCATTCTGATAGCTGTGGTTTGTGCATTATGTCAGCGTAGTCCTGACTCAACTTCATCTAAAACAAAGGAGGTTAATGTGGTGGACCTGTTCAATCAGGAAATGAAAAAACTTGAGACCACCTTTCCAAATCAGCATCCAGAGCTCTGGAGGAGGAGCCTTATTCATCTCAGGCGCCACCTAAAGATGAAGAACCCTACTGAACCCGTCAGCCTGATTCTGACATCCGACCGCAGAGCTGAAAAGACACTTGGTTGCCTGGCCCTAGGCTTGGCCAGAGCCTTTTCTACTGCCCATAATTCTTCAGTTCTGaagattaatggcaaaaacaaagCATCACAAGACAGCGATCAGGTCAAGCTGGACATTGATAGTGAATTGAGAAAAGCCTTTGAGGGTAAAAAGTCTGCTGCAGTTATCCACCATTTTGAGGAGCTTCCTCCTGGATCTACTCTTATCTTCTACCGTTACTGCGACCATGAGAACGCAGCTTATAAAGATGTCTTCCTGGCCTTTACTGTAATGCTGGATGCAGAAGTGGAATTGCCATCCAGTGTCAGTCTAGGAAGAGTTGAGGAGATGGTTCAAGAGCACATAAAAAACAAGTTTGTCTCCTCTGACAAGTCCGCTATGTTTAATCAAATGGATGTTGACAAACTAGGTGGACTGTGGAGCCGAATTTCACATCTCATTTTGCCAGTGGCTGCAGAAAAGAAATTTGAAGAGCAGGGCTGTGGGGATTGGGACAATTCCACAAATTccttttaa